Proteins encoded within one genomic window of Misgurnus anguillicaudatus chromosome 18, ASM2758022v2, whole genome shotgun sequence:
- the LOC129429263 gene encoding uncharacterized protein isoform X1 codes for MAFFDCLWRGKVESVPTPLLKADPAIPDVREVVDLASQSKTYVGPKKQKQKALKSRKSNLQGEKVTVVPTQQPKAISDIPVGMDVPALAGPQSKPKIRPDKRKTLKQCIFGCTRRGKVESMPTSQIEADPAIPDAREVVDLADSQSNSVGLKKQKQKASKSRSFHNPWGKKGKSKVKKDADPAIPDAMEGADLASFGGIAVANARLQMLGAIPENIGLKGGGNPAPNKAKNPESRDVGNPEAKAFENPRDPSPEDKKVVRPKAFENPRDLSPEDEKVVRPKAFENPRDPSPEDEKVVRPKAFENPRDPSPEE; via the coding sequence ATGGCATTCTTTGACTGTCTCTGGAGGGGCAAGGTGGAGTCAGTGCCGACTCCCCTGCTTAAAGCAGATCCAGCTATCCCTGATGTTAGGGAAGTTGTTGATCTTGCATCACAGTCAAAGACCTACGTTGGTCCgaagaaacagaaacaaaaGGCTTTAAAGAGCCGCAAATCTAACCTCCAGGGAGAAAAAGTGACTGTTGTGCCAACTCAACAGCCCAAGGCTATTTCAGATATTCCTGTTGGCATGGATGTTCCTGCTCTGGCCGGCCCCCAATCAAAACCAAAGATTCGTCCGGATAAACGCAAGACACTGAAGCAATGCATCTTTGGATGCACCCGGAGGGGCAAAGTGGAGTCAATGCCGACTTCACAGATTGAGGCCGATCCAGCTATCCCTGATGCCAGGGAAGTTGTTGATCTGGCAGATTCTCAATCGAATAGTGTTGgcttaaagaaacaaaaacaaaaggcttCAAAGAGCCGCTCATTTCACAACCCTTGGGGAAAAAAAGGGAAGAGTAAAGTGAAAAAAGATGCCGATCCAGCCATTCCTGATGCCATGGAAGGTGCGGATCTGGCCAGTTTTGGTGGCATCGCTGTAGCTAATGCCAGGCTACAGATGTTAGGTGCCATTCCAGAGAATATTGGGTTAAAAGGTGGTGGAAATCCTGCCccaaataaagcaaaaaatccTGAGTCAAGAGATGTTGGAAATCCTGAGGCAAAAGCTTTTGAAAATCCCAGAGATCCCTCGCCAGAAGATAAAAAAGTTGTCAGGCCAAAAGCTTTTGAAAATCCCAGAGATCTGTCGCCAGAAGATGAAAAAGTTGTTAGGCCAAAAGCTTTTGAAAATCCCAGAGATCCCTCGCCAGAAGATGAAAAAGTTGTCAGGCCAAAAGCTTTTGAAAATCCAAGAGATCCGTCGCCAGAAGAATAA
- the LOC129429263 gene encoding serine/threonine-protein kinase pim-3 isoform X2 has translation MYDWYETKHCYMLVLEYPLHSESLLKFVLREEKLSENTARHLMRQAVLAVQHCLDNGVFHSDIKPGNFLVQESTMTLKLIDFGVGYTLSHDAYNSYDSYYFMGAPCRTPLEIETAKKLDIVPASVRDLATVLYFMVVGCFPSLLDDFNSGYLNTTEKDLSKEICDLLRWCLALNPSDRPTLKQILDHDWFKTESD, from the exons ATGTATGACTGGTACGAGACTAAACACTGTTACATGCTCGTGTTGGAGTACCCACTGCACAGCGAATCCTTGTTGAAATTTGTTCTTCGGGAAGAAAAACTAAGTGAAAATACAGCAAGACATCTCATGCGTCAGGCAGTACTGGCAGTGCAACACTGTCTGGATAATGGAGTTTTCCATAGCGACATCAAACCCGGAAACTTCTTGGTACAAGAGTCAACAATGACACTGAAGTTAATTGACTTTGGGGTTGGATATACTCTGTCGCATGACGCCTATAATTCCTATGATTCCTATTACTTTATGG GAGCTCCATGTCGCACACCTCTTGAGATCGAAACGGCTAAGAAATTGGACATCGTGCCAGCAAGCGTCAGGGACTTAGCTACTGTGCTGTACTTCATGGTGGTTGGATGTTTTCCCAGTCTTTTAGACGACTTTAATTCCGGGTATCTGAATACAACTGAGAAGGATTTATCAAAGG AAATCTGCGATCTGTTAAGATGGTGCCTGGCTCTGAATCCAAGTGATCGTCCGACGCTCAAGCAGATCTTAGATCATGATTGGTTTAAAACTGAGTCTGACTAA
- the napbb gene encoding N-ethylmaleimide-sensitive factor attachment protein, beta b isoform X1, translating to MDSSGKEKEAIQLMAEADKKVKSSGSFLGGMFGGNQKVEEACEMYARAANMFKMAKNWSAAGNAFCQAARLHMQLQNKHDSATSYVDAGNAFKKADPHEAIKCLNAAIDIYTDMGRFTIAAKHHITIAEVYESELVDIEKAIAHYEQAADYYKGEESNSSANKCLLKVASYSAQLEQYQKAIEIYEQVGTNTMDNPLLKYSAKEYFFKASLCHFIVDELNAKLAIAKYEEMFPAYSDSRECKLLKKLLEAHEEQNAEAFTEAVKEFDSISRLDQWHTTMLLRIKKTIQGDEGDLK from the exons ATGGACAGTTCAGGAAAGGAAAAAGAGGCGATTCAACTTATGGCTGAAGCTGACAAGAAAGTGAAGTCATCGGGCTCCTTTTTAGGAGGAATGTTTGG GGGAAATCAGAAAGTGGAAGAGGCGTGTGAGATGTACGCCAGAGCGGCCAACATGTTCAAAATGGCTAAAAACTGGAGTG CTGCAGGAAATGCTTTCTGTCAGGCGGCCAGACTTCACATGCAACTCCAAAATAAACACGACTCGGCCACAAGCTACGTTGATGCGGGAAATGCCTTCAAAAAAGCAGATCCACATG AGGCTATCAAGTGCTTAAACGCAGCCATTGATATTTACACAGATATG GGAAGATTCACCATCGCAGCCAAGCATCATATCACAATCGCAGAGGTGTACGAGTCAGAGCTGGTGGATATTGAGAAG GCGATCGCACATTACGAACAAGCTGCTGACTATTACAAAGGAGAGGAATCGAACAG CTCTGCAAACAAGTGTCTTCTGAAGGTGGCGTCATACAGCGCTCAGTTAGAACAGTACCAGAAGGCAATAGAGATTTATGAGCAG GTCGGAACCAACACCATGGACAACCCCCTGCTGAAATACAGCGCCAAGGAATATTTCTTTAAAGCTTCATTGTGTCACTTTATCGTCGATGAGCTAAACGCAAAG CTCGCTATCGCAAAGTATGAAGAGATGTTTCCAGCCTACTCGGATTCAAGAGAGTGCAAACTTCTGAAG aaacTTCTCGAGGCTCACGAGGAGCAGAATGCAGAGGCTTTTACAGAAGCA GTGAAGGAGTTTGACTCCATCTCGCGTTTGGACCAATGGCACACCACCATGCTTCTGCGTATCAAGAAAACTATTCAGGGAGATGAGGGTGACCTGAAATGA
- the napbb gene encoding N-ethylmaleimide-sensitive factor attachment protein, beta b isoform X2 translates to MLSVRRPDFTCNSKINTTRPQATLMREMPSKKQIHMGRFTIAAKHHITIAEVYESELVDIEKAIAHYEQAADYYKGEESNSSANKCLLKVASYSAQLEQYQKAIEIYEQVGTNTMDNPLLKYSAKEYFFKASLCHFIVDELNAKLAIAKYEEMFPAYSDSRECKLLKKLLEAHEEQNAEAFTEAVKEFDSISRLDQWHTTMLLRIKKTIQGDEGDLK, encoded by the exons ATGCTTTCTGTCAGGCGGCCAGACTTCACATGCAACTCCAAAATAAACACGACTCGGCCACAAGCTACGTTGATGCGGGAAATGCCTTCAAAAAAGCAGATCCACATG GGAAGATTCACCATCGCAGCCAAGCATCATATCACAATCGCAGAGGTGTACGAGTCAGAGCTGGTGGATATTGAGAAG GCGATCGCACATTACGAACAAGCTGCTGACTATTACAAAGGAGAGGAATCGAACAG CTCTGCAAACAAGTGTCTTCTGAAGGTGGCGTCATACAGCGCTCAGTTAGAACAGTACCAGAAGGCAATAGAGATTTATGAGCAG GTCGGAACCAACACCATGGACAACCCCCTGCTGAAATACAGCGCCAAGGAATATTTCTTTAAAGCTTCATTGTGTCACTTTATCGTCGATGAGCTAAACGCAAAG CTCGCTATCGCAAAGTATGAAGAGATGTTTCCAGCCTACTCGGATTCAAGAGAGTGCAAACTTCTGAAG aaacTTCTCGAGGCTCACGAGGAGCAGAATGCAGAGGCTTTTACAGAAGCA GTGAAGGAGTTTGACTCCATCTCGCGTTTGGACCAATGGCACACCACCATGCTTCTGCGTATCAAGAAAACTATTCAGGGAGATGAGGGTGACCTGAAATGA